In Ptiloglossa arizonensis isolate GNS036 chromosome 6, iyPtiAriz1_principal, whole genome shotgun sequence, a single window of DNA contains:
- the LOC143148058 gene encoding motile sperm domain-containing protein 2-like, with translation MPWISNAAYKVINSWLPPKAIPKIKCVHKSYIQEFVDSNDVLISWGGNNDYTFRFVSEVQNNTDATMNGKLDNKKVLFAESSPITEQSPSIIGDQTNEEELLSIEPKTIRFNKTGNEIADTITLKNITTDKPLSYKIKTTSPEKFRVRPSSGVLLPQEQRTVSVVLQPGYNLRGLLHNDRFLVMGLPLKDANPSAQELVALWKSETAAEQHRLRCCDGETENFEVHKSHDILSSGISDNGRTIDTLFYKISQLKESNTKLHNDIIFLKYLIMFSIIMGILMAVMIVFFLRIDIQNSVNGDACHMTHGIEIFN, from the exons ATGCCATGGATATCAAATGCTGCTTACAAAGTTATAAATTCATGGTTGCCACCCAAGGCAATTCCAAAAATAAAATGCGTTCATAAAAGCTACATACAAGAGTTCGTGGATTCCAATGATGTTCTTATAAGTTGGGGTGGCAACAATGATTATACATTTAGATTTGTATCAGAGGTACAAAATAATACAGATGCTACGATGAATGGTAAACTAGATAATAAAAAG GTACTTTTTGCAGAAAGTTCTCCAATAACAGAACAATCTCCAAGTATCATCGGAGATCAAACAAATGAAGAAGAAT TATTGTCCATTGAACCAAAAACAATTAGATTTAATAAAACAGGAAATGAGATTGCTGACACAATTACACTCAAAAATATAACAACAGATAAACCGTTGTCTTACAAG ATAAAAACAACATCGCCTGAAAAATTCAGAGTACGACCAAGTTCAGGAGTCTTGCTACCTCAAGAACAACGCACTGTTTCAGTCGTTTTGCAACCTGGATATAATTTACGCGGTCTGCTACACAACGATAGGTTTTTAGTTATGGGTCTTCCATTGAAAGATGCAAATCCATCTGCTCAAGAATTAGTTGCACTTTGGAAG TCTGAAACGGCAGCAGAGCAACATAGATTACGGTGCTGTGACGGTGAAACTGAAAACTTTGAAGTACACAAATCACATGACATATTATCATCAGGAATATCAGACAATGGCAGAACAATAGACACACTTTTCTATAAA ATATCACAGTTGAAAGAAAGTAACACAAAGCTACATAATGACATCATTTTTTTGAAATATCTAATAATGTTTTCTATAATAATGGGAATTTTAATGGCCGtaatgattgttttttttttgaggaTTGACATTCAAAATTCTGTAAATGGAGATGCCTGTCACATGACTCATGGCATAGAGATTTTCAATTAG
- the LOC143148005 gene encoding motile sperm domain-containing protein 2-like isoform X1, which produces MEVRTELISDLREKFFKKLNDQGPPDPKGFHPMDIARITESNDWLRRFLEHNESNVQESLNMLWETCVWRTKFGINEITEENVERDYLESGLCFIHGKDRDGKIMFVIRCKLYTKGSKDFNELQKVVVYWFERLERETNGNQISLFFDMTDTSILNLDMEFIRYMIGLCKNYYPNFLNLIIIYEMPWILNAAYKVINSWLPPKAITKIQFVHKSYVQEFVDPNDILISWGGNNDYTFKFVSEVQNNTDTTMNGKLDNKKVHFAEGSPITEQSPSIIGDQTNEEELLSIEPKTIRFNKTGNEIAGTITLKNITADKPLSYKIKTTSPEKFRVRPSSGVLLPQEQRAVSVVLQPGYNVRGLLHNDRFLVMALPLKDASPSAQELVALWKSETAAEQYRLRCCDGETENFEVHKSNDLSSGISDNGRTVDTLFYKISQLKESNTKLHNDIIFLKHLIMFSIIMGILMAVMIVSFLRIDIQNSVNGDSCHMTHGTEVFN; this is translated from the exons ATGGAAGTACGAACAGAGTTAATCTCAGATctccgtgaaaaattttttaaaaaattgaatgacCAAGGACCACCAGATCCTA AAGGATTTCATCCTATGGATATTGCTAGAATAACAGAAAGCAATGACTGGTTAAGACGATTCTTAGAACACAATGAAAGTAATGTACAAGAATCACTTAATATGTTGTGGGAGACTTGCGTTTGGAGAACAAAATTTGGCATAAATG AGATTACAGAAGAAAATGTCGAAAGAGATTATTTAGAGTCTGGTTTATGTTTCATTCATGGTAAAGATAGAGATGGTAAAATAATGTTTGTTATTAGATGTAAATTATACACGAAAGGAAGTAAAGATTTTAACGAACTACAAAAAGTTGTTGTGTATTGGTTTGAGAGATTGGAAAG aGAAACTAATGGCAATCAAATTTCACTTTTCTTCGATATGACAGATACTAGTATATTGAACTTAGATATGGAGTTTATTAGGTATATGATTGGGctttgtaaaaattactatcCAAATTTTTTAAACCTCATTATAATTTATGAAATGCCATGGATATTAAATGCTGCTTACAAAGTTATAAATTCATGGTTGCCACCCAAGGcaattacaaaaatacaatttgTTCATAAAAGCTATGTACAAGAGTTCGTGGATCCCAATGATATTCTTATAAGTTGGGGTGGCAACAATGATTATACTTTTAAATTTGTATCAGAGGTACAAAATAATACAGATACTACGATGAATGGTAAACTTGATAATAAAAAG GTACATTTTGCAGAAGGTTCTCCAATAACAGAACAATCTCCAAGTATCATCGGAGATCAAACAAATGAAGAAGAAT TATTGTCCATTGAACCAAAAACAATTAGATTTAATAAAACAGGAAATGAGATTGCTGGCACAATTACACTCAAAAATATAACAGCAGATAAACCGTTGTCTTACAAG ATAAAAACAACATCGCCCGAAAAATTCCGAGTACGACCAAGTTCGGGAGTTTTGCTACCTCAAGAACAACGCGCTGTTTCAGTCGTTTTGCAACCTGGATATAATGTACGCGGTCTGCTACACAACGATAGGTTTTTAGTTATGGCTCTTCCATTGAAAGATGCAAGTCCATCTGCTCAAGAATTAGTTGCACTTTGGAAG TCTGAAACGGCAGCAGAGCAATATAGATTACGGTGCTGTGACGGTGAAACTGAAAACTTTGAAGTACACAAATCAAATGACTTATCATCAGGAATATCAGACAATGGCAGAACAGTAGACACACTTTTCTATAAA ATATCACAGTTGAAAGAAAGTAACACAAAGCTACATAATGACATCATTTTTTTGAAACATCTAATAATGTTTTCTATAATAATGGGAATTTTAATGGCCGTAATGATTGTCTCTTTTTTGAGGATTGACATTCAAAATTCTGTAAATGGAGATTCCTGTCACATGACTCATGGCACAGAGGTTTTCAATTAG
- the LOC143148005 gene encoding motile sperm domain-containing protein 2-like isoform X2, with amino-acid sequence MEVRTELISDLREKFFKKLNDQGPPDPRFHPMDIARITESNDWLRRFLEHNESNVQESLNMLWETCVWRTKFGINEITEENVERDYLESGLCFIHGKDRDGKIMFVIRCKLYTKGSKDFNELQKVVVYWFERLERETNGNQISLFFDMTDTSILNLDMEFIRYMIGLCKNYYPNFLNLIIIYEMPWILNAAYKVINSWLPPKAITKIQFVHKSYVQEFVDPNDILISWGGNNDYTFKFVSEVQNNTDTTMNGKLDNKKVHFAEGSPITEQSPSIIGDQTNEEELLSIEPKTIRFNKTGNEIAGTITLKNITADKPLSYKIKTTSPEKFRVRPSSGVLLPQEQRAVSVVLQPGYNVRGLLHNDRFLVMALPLKDASPSAQELVALWKSETAAEQYRLRCCDGETENFEVHKSNDLSSGISDNGRTVDTLFYKISQLKESNTKLHNDIIFLKHLIMFSIIMGILMAVMIVSFLRIDIQNSVNGDSCHMTHGTEVFN; translated from the exons ATGGAAGTACGAACAGAGTTAATCTCAGATctccgtgaaaaattttttaaaaaattgaatgacCAAGGACCACCAGATCCTA GATTTCATCCTATGGATATTGCTAGAATAACAGAAAGCAATGACTGGTTAAGACGATTCTTAGAACACAATGAAAGTAATGTACAAGAATCACTTAATATGTTGTGGGAGACTTGCGTTTGGAGAACAAAATTTGGCATAAATG AGATTACAGAAGAAAATGTCGAAAGAGATTATTTAGAGTCTGGTTTATGTTTCATTCATGGTAAAGATAGAGATGGTAAAATAATGTTTGTTATTAGATGTAAATTATACACGAAAGGAAGTAAAGATTTTAACGAACTACAAAAAGTTGTTGTGTATTGGTTTGAGAGATTGGAAAG aGAAACTAATGGCAATCAAATTTCACTTTTCTTCGATATGACAGATACTAGTATATTGAACTTAGATATGGAGTTTATTAGGTATATGATTGGGctttgtaaaaattactatcCAAATTTTTTAAACCTCATTATAATTTATGAAATGCCATGGATATTAAATGCTGCTTACAAAGTTATAAATTCATGGTTGCCACCCAAGGcaattacaaaaatacaatttgTTCATAAAAGCTATGTACAAGAGTTCGTGGATCCCAATGATATTCTTATAAGTTGGGGTGGCAACAATGATTATACTTTTAAATTTGTATCAGAGGTACAAAATAATACAGATACTACGATGAATGGTAAACTTGATAATAAAAAG GTACATTTTGCAGAAGGTTCTCCAATAACAGAACAATCTCCAAGTATCATCGGAGATCAAACAAATGAAGAAGAAT TATTGTCCATTGAACCAAAAACAATTAGATTTAATAAAACAGGAAATGAGATTGCTGGCACAATTACACTCAAAAATATAACAGCAGATAAACCGTTGTCTTACAAG ATAAAAACAACATCGCCCGAAAAATTCCGAGTACGACCAAGTTCGGGAGTTTTGCTACCTCAAGAACAACGCGCTGTTTCAGTCGTTTTGCAACCTGGATATAATGTACGCGGTCTGCTACACAACGATAGGTTTTTAGTTATGGCTCTTCCATTGAAAGATGCAAGTCCATCTGCTCAAGAATTAGTTGCACTTTGGAAG TCTGAAACGGCAGCAGAGCAATATAGATTACGGTGCTGTGACGGTGAAACTGAAAACTTTGAAGTACACAAATCAAATGACTTATCATCAGGAATATCAGACAATGGCAGAACAGTAGACACACTTTTCTATAAA ATATCACAGTTGAAAGAAAGTAACACAAAGCTACATAATGACATCATTTTTTTGAAACATCTAATAATGTTTTCTATAATAATGGGAATTTTAATGGCCGTAATGATTGTCTCTTTTTTGAGGATTGACATTCAAAATTCTGTAAATGGAGATTCCTGTCACATGACTCATGGCACAGAGGTTTTCAATTAG
- the Vps26 gene encoding vacuolar protein sorting 26: MSFFGFGQSADMEITLDGAETRKTADIKSEDGKKERHLLYYDGETVSGKINISLRKAGKLEHQGVKVEFIGQIELYYDRGNRQEFVSLVKELARPGELTHNTVYTFEFANLEKPFESYTGSNVRLRYFLKVTIVRRLSDIVKEVELVVHTLSSYPDMNNPIKMEVGIEDCLHIEFEYNKSKYHLKDVIVGKIYFLLVRIKIKHMEIAIIKREITGSGQHTFTENETIAKYEIMDGAPVRGESIPIRVFLAGYDLAPTMRDINKKFSVRYYLNLVLMDEEDRRYFKQQEITLWRKGEKSRKSQTASPHMPSHLISAETGFPQGAAQNGPPSVPPSLPPGQLSTSVEDTPGPIEGMTREEGDGEGEKEVNLETN; the protein is encoded by the exons ATG AGTTtctttggattcggtcaatcggCTGACATGGAGATTACTTTAGATGGTGCAGAAACCAGGAAGACTGCAGATATCAAATCCGAAGATGGCAAAAAAGAGCGCCACTTGCTATACTATGATGGAGAAACTGTATCAGGAAAG ATTAATATTAGTCTTAGAAAAGCTGGTAAATTGGAGCATCAGGGTGTAAAAGTAGAATTTATTGGACAAATTGAATTGTATTACGATAGAGGAAATCGTCAAGAATTTGTAAGCCTAGTTAAAGAGTTAGCTAGGCCAGGAGAATTGACACATAACACTGTGTATACTTTTGAATTTGCAAATTTAGAAAAACCTTTTGAAAGTTATACAGGATCTAATGTGCGGCTAAGATATTTTcttaaagtgacaattgttcgaAGACTTAGTGATATTGTTAAAGAAGTTGAATTAGTTGTGCATACTCTTAGTTCCTACCCAGATATGAACAATCCTATTAAAATGGAAGTTGGAATTGAAGACTGTTTGCATATTGAGTTTGAGTATAACAAAAGCAA ATATCATTTAAAAGATGTTATtgttggaaaaatatattttctcttgGTCAGAATAAAAATCAAACACATGGAAATTGCCATAATAAAACGGGAGATTACTGGTTCTG GTCAACATACATTTACGGAGAATGAAACTAtagcaaaatatgaaataatggATGGAGCACCTGTCCGTGGTGAATCTATTCCAATAAGAGTGTTTTTAGCAGGGTATGACCTGGCACCCACAATGCGTGacattaataaaaaattcagtGTTAGATACTACCTTAATTTAGTCCTTATGGATGAGGAAGATCGTAGATACTTTAAACAACAA GAAATAACACTTTGGAGAAAGGGCgagaaaagtagaaaatctcaaaCTGCTTCACCACACATGCCATCACATTTAATATCAGCAGAAACGGGATTCCCACAAGGAGCTGCTCAAAATGGTCCACCATCTGTGCCACCATCATTACCACCAGGACAATTGTCAACCAGTGTAGAAGACACACCAGGTCCGATAGAAGGAATGACACGCGAAGAAGGAGATGGTGAAGGTGAAAAAGAAGTTAATCTGGAAACTAACTAA
- the LOC143148007 gene encoding palmitoyltransferase ZDHHC3 — MDYDYISLQRERDVHNKCYGRRLWCIKDICGIICAVLTWLLIIYAEFVVMAVILIPTINTLYSSLNTAIFQSLTFLAFASHLRTMFTDPGAVPKGNATKEMIKQMGFRDGDLIFKCPKCCSIKPDRAHHCSVCQRCIRKMDHHCPWVNNCVGENNQKYFVLFTFYIAGMSLQSLFLCIQQFTTCVRQEWKECSTFNPPATVVLLLFLAFEALLFAIFTAVMLGTQLQAIWNDETGIEQLKKEEARWVRNSKWKSIQAVFGRFSVAWFSPFTSPPKVKITLDCYLYSV; from the exons ATGGATTATGATTATATTTCCCTTCAAAGAGAAAGGGATGTTCATAATAAATGTTATGGTAGAAGATTATGGTGTATTAAG gaCATATGTGGAATTATATGTGCGGTTTTAACATGGCTCTTAATAATTTATGCAGAATTTGTAGTAATGGCAGTTATTCTTATTCCTACGATAAACACTTTATACTCTAGTTTAAATACTGCAATATTCCAGTCGTTAACTTTCTTAGCATTTGCTTCTCACCTAAGGACAATGTTTACAGATCCA GGTGCTGTGCCTAAAGGCAATGCTACGAAAGAAATGATAAAACAAATGGGATTTAGGGACGgagatttaatttttaaatgccCAAAGTGTTGCTCTATTAAGCCAGATAGAGCGCATCATTGTTCAGTTTGCCAAAG atgCATTAGAAAAATGGACCACCATTGTCCATGGGTTAACAATTGTGTCGGGGAGAATAATCAAAAGTATTTTGTACTCTTTACT ttTTATATAGCGGGAATGTCATTGCAATCTTTATTTTTATGTATACAACAATTCACTACATGCGTAAGACAAGAATGGAAGGAATGTTCTACATTTAATCCACCAGCAACAGTTGTGCTCTTACTTTTTTTGGCTTTCGAAGCACTCTTGTTTGCCATTTTTACAGCTGTAATGTTGGGAACCCAATTGCAAGCAATATGGAACGATGAAACT GGCATCGAGCAACTTAAGAAGGAGGAAGCCAGGTGGGTTCGCAACAGTAAATGGAAATCTATTCAGGCAGTGTTTGGAAGGTTTTCAGTTGCTTGGTTTTCGCCCTTTACTTCACCACCGAAAGTGAAAATAACACTAGATTGTTATTTATATTCCGTGTAA
- the LOC143148008 gene encoding uncharacterized protein LOC143148008 codes for MALNAFTLLMRTMFLINLMVYVLAYDPNDKSLKDILLPEGQFEAFYLKGPQEEEQNAVRPAHLHGSFHQYKNPALVGAPNSAAYGFRFDGKRRFNYD; via the exons ATGGCTCTAAACGCTTTTACCTTGTTAATG CGCACGATGTTTTTGATCAATCTGATGGTGTACGTGCTGGCTTATGATCCAAATGACAAATCGTTGAAGGACATTCTCCTGCCGGAGGGCCAATTCGAGGCGTTTTATTTGAAAGGACCGCAGGAGGAAGAACAGAACGCGGTGAGGCCGGCGCATCTTCACGGATCGTTCCATCAGTACAAAAATCCCGCTCTGGTCGGCGCGCCGAACAGCGCCGCCTATGGTTTCCGCTTCGATGGAAAGCGCCGTTTCAACTACGATTAA
- the LOC143148155 gene encoding uncharacterized protein LOC143148155 codes for MRVAHVATVCAALISVFRRADTVQSERRPQLKDHSPQPKIQDLPISEITFTTLQPEVTSLDQATHSSGHRVTKKRLSKVRPNRSKSSRIRSPNRGKGNRRRRQLQKMAGNVAHVGRSYQLDDNHIDHRIESIQGPLDAFDDGAIRIEPVYRVTKNKGIVDSLIGILQRLVEPPKSPGPLVGPFHFPGIGDKVYIRLLESVQPDNLLIRLISHLPPEEIELLENNAHSPGDTGHSRIPTIAHDLSSRLKIPTVGHDLSSHPEISSVGHDPSTHPELLSLGHESLPLSADTFGNLQNQHDSVPDTLLSSTNNAIQISKSPSASNPATTTRNRPKLPYILGTYSVNLKHGEPATVKRVARHRNRYQPPYLDSGSHSKSTERKNISRDGQLLSADSLQDTYEIPYQVQSASNKFTKPSPLIINVQAPSNATNVSSEAQEPILPLKNSITNLLRNKHGESFVDGPRYSLDFTSKKMSYLNLDGSVITPGEDQDNDEGFRPMVTIPPLPKVARSIVGLKTTHSKANGTDEPSAKKETSDRVAAKQQTVECLECPREKNGKKNNKPHESSINNSTRTAAQATVKPASANLPVKSRQPLHLRGTANRREIRPN; via the exons ATGAGGGTCGCGCATGTGGCCACG GTCTGTGCTGCATTAATATCGGTATTCCGTCGTGCAGATACCGTGCAATCCGAAAG ACGGCCACAATTGAAGGACCATTCGCCGCAGCCAAAGATCCAAGATCTTCCTATAAGCGAGATAACGTTCACCACTCTACAACCGGAAGTAACTTCGTTGGACCAGGCAACGCACTCGAGCGGCCATCGCGTCACCAAGAAGAGGCTGTCGAAGGTTCGTCCAAATCGTTCAAAGTCGTCGCGAATACGCAGCCCGAATCGCGGCAAGGGCAATCGTCGTCGAAGGCAGCTTCAGAAAATGGCCGGCAACGTGGCCCACGTGGGACGATCGTATCAGCTCGACGATAATCACATCGACCATCGGATCGAGAGCATACAGGGACCGTTGGATGCGTTCGATGACGGAGCCATTCGCATCGAGCCCGTCTACCGCGTGACCAAAAACAAAGGGATCGTCGACTCCCTGATCGGTATACTGCAACGACTGGTCGAGCCACCAAAGTCACCTGGTCCTCTCGTCGGCCCGTTTCACTTCCCTGGAATTGGCGACAAGGTTTACATCAGACTCCTGGAGTCGGTTCAACCGGACAACCTCTTGATACGATTGATATCGCACTTGCCCCCCGAGGAAATCGAATTGCTCGAAAATAATGCCCATTCCCCCGGCGATACTGGTCATTCCAGGATCCCCACCATCGCCCACGATCTCTCGAGTCGTTTAAAAATTCCCACCGTTGGCCACGATCTCTCGAGCCATCCCGAAATTTCCAGTGTCGGTCACGATCCGTCGACTCATCCCGAACTCCTCTCGCTTGGCCACGAATCGCTACCACTCTCCGCCGATACATTCGGAAATCTTCAGAACCAACACGACAGCGTTCCGGACACCTTGTTGTCCTCCACCAACAACGCGATCCAAATCTCGAAAAGCCCGAGTGCCTCGAATCCAGCGACAACCACGCGCAATAGGCCGAAACTGCCCTACATTTTGGGCACGTATTCGGTGAACTTGAAACACGGTGAGCCCGCCACGGTTAAAAGGGTCGCTCGTCACCGCAACAGATATCAACCACCTTACCTCGACTCCGGTTCTCACTCGAAATCCACGGAACGAAAGAACATCAGTCGTGACGGTCAGTTGTTATCAGCGGACAGCTTACAAGACACCTACGAAATTCCGTATCAGGTACAATCGGCGTCGAACAAGTTCACCAAGCCGAGTCCGTTGATAATCAACGTTCAAGCGCCCTCGAACGCTACGAACGTTTCGAGTGAAGCGCAGGAGCCGATTCTCCCGTTGAAGAATTCCATTACGAATCTGTTGCGAAACAAACACGGTGAATCGTTCGTGGACGGTCCGCGGTACAGCCTCGATTTCACGAGCAAGAAGATGAGCTATCTGAACCTGGACGGCAGTGTCATCACACCTGGCGAGGATCAGGACAACGACGAAGGGTTCAGGCCCATGGTAACCATTCCCCCGTTACCGAAAGTGGCCAGATCCATCGTTGGACTTAAGACGACTCACTCGAAAGCAAACGGAACCGATGAACCatcggcgaagaaagaaacgagcgatCGCGTAGCCGCGAAACAgcaaacggtcgagtgtctcgAATGTCCGCGCGAGAAAAATGGAAAGAAGAACAACAAGCCACACGAGTCGAGTATAAATAATTCAACGCGAACCGCGGCTCAGGCTACCGTGAAACCTGCGTCAGCCAACTTGCCGGTAAAGTCGAGACAGCCATTGCACCTGCGTGGCACCGCCAATCGAAGAGAAATTCGTCCGAACTGA